The proteins below come from a single Mycolicibacterium sp. TY81 genomic window:
- a CDS encoding cytochrome P450: MVDQSRPDVASLPLPPVNPLPRKQRLAACRSFHTGTDVLRDAGGPVTRFTLAPKWLMPPLVVVTSPQGIRDTVTCHDGSIDKTSDVSQELERIIGANLFVVDHEHWLPRRRTIQPVFTKQSVAEFGGHMSEAAEKVCASWDDGAEIDLDAAARRVTMRALGQSVFGVDLSDHAESIDAPMRVAVSYAVSRAINPVSLPRWVPTRARRRAYAAAATIRKLALDVVKACRADPEMNAPLVQQLIAAKDPDTGKPLSDLDIANELLIFMFAGQDTTATTIAYALWALGRNPEMQDRVRQEASRFGDRELTPDDVAGLGYTIQVLKESMRLCPPGATGSRMATRDVAVAGYRIPAGTMIVMGRMSVHRDPSLWDRPLVFDPERFTEANSRGRDRWQYIPFGGGPRGCIGDHFAMLEATLALATIVRYAEIDSLDDEFPMVAPFTLVAGGPIRARIKLR; encoded by the coding sequence ATGGTCGACCAATCACGCCCGGACGTCGCGTCACTACCGCTACCACCGGTGAATCCGCTGCCTCGCAAACAACGTCTCGCCGCGTGCCGTTCCTTCCACACCGGCACCGATGTCCTGCGCGACGCCGGCGGCCCGGTCACCCGCTTCACCCTCGCGCCGAAGTGGCTGATGCCTCCCCTGGTCGTCGTCACCTCCCCGCAGGGCATCCGGGACACCGTCACCTGCCACGACGGCTCGATCGACAAGACCAGCGACGTCAGCCAGGAGCTCGAGCGCATCATCGGAGCCAACCTGTTCGTCGTCGACCATGAGCACTGGCTGCCGCGCCGACGCACGATCCAGCCCGTGTTCACCAAGCAATCGGTCGCCGAGTTCGGTGGCCACATGTCCGAGGCGGCCGAAAAGGTATGCGCCAGTTGGGACGACGGCGCCGAGATCGACTTGGACGCCGCGGCCCGACGGGTCACGATGCGCGCACTCGGCCAGAGCGTGTTCGGGGTCGACCTGAGCGATCATGCCGAGTCGATCGACGCACCGATGCGTGTGGCCGTCTCGTATGCGGTGTCTCGGGCGATCAACCCGGTGAGCTTGCCGCGCTGGGTTCCCACCCGGGCGCGCCGGCGTGCGTACGCGGCGGCAGCGACGATCCGCAAGCTCGCGCTGGATGTGGTGAAGGCATGCCGGGCCGATCCTGAGATGAACGCGCCTCTGGTGCAACAGTTGATCGCGGCGAAAGATCCCGACACGGGTAAGCCGTTGTCGGACTTGGACATTGCCAACGAGCTGCTGATCTTCATGTTCGCCGGCCAGGACACGACCGCGACCACGATCGCGTACGCACTGTGGGCGCTGGGCCGTAACCCGGAGATGCAGGACCGTGTCCGTCAGGAGGCGTCCCGATTCGGCGACCGCGAACTGACTCCCGATGATGTTGCCGGCTTGGGATACACCATCCAGGTGCTCAAGGAGTCGATGCGGTTGTGTCCGCCCGGGGCAACAGGTTCACGGATGGCCACTCGCGATGTCGCCGTGGCTGGCTACCGGATTCCGGCCGGCACGATGATCGTCATGGGTCGCATGTCTGTGCACCGTGACCCCAGCCTGTGGGACAGGCCGCTGGTGTTCGATCCGGAGCGATTCACCGAAGCGAACAGCCGCGGTCGTGACCGCTGGCAGTACATCCCGTTCGGCGGCGGTCCACGCGGCTGTATCGGCGACCATTTCGCGATGCTGGAAGCCACGTTGGCCCTGGCAACCATCGTGCGTTACGCCGAAATCGATTCTCTCGATGACGAATTCCCGATGGTGGCCCCCTTCACGCTCGTGGCCGGAGGACCCATCCGGGCCAGGATCAAGCTGCGCTGA
- a CDS encoding SDR family oxidoreductase: protein MHRAPIDITLPDLTGTRAVVTGGTDGIGLGTARRLAAAGAEVVLPARNPVKADAAVATICNETPNARVSVEPLDLSSLKSVASLSQRLLDDGRPIHLLVNNAGVMTPPARQMTADGFELQFGTNHLGHFALVAHLLPLLRAGKARVTSQISIAANRGSINWDDLNWEKSYNGFGAYSQSKIAFGLFGLELDRRSRELGWGISSNLAHPGVAPTSLLAVRPEIGRNGDTLGVRLIRRASAVGLIVGTVETAKLPALMAATTPNAGGKLYGPKGFMHLGGAPAEQKPYSRIRSQDEARRVWTASEDLTGTHFGG, encoded by the coding sequence ATGCATCGCGCCCCGATCGATATCACCCTGCCCGACCTCACCGGCACCCGCGCCGTGGTGACCGGCGGTACCGACGGCATCGGCCTTGGCACAGCTCGTCGCCTGGCTGCGGCCGGCGCCGAGGTTGTCCTCCCCGCGCGCAATCCCGTCAAAGCCGACGCCGCAGTTGCCACGATCTGCAACGAGACACCCAACGCTCGAGTGTCAGTCGAGCCACTCGACCTCTCATCCCTCAAATCGGTTGCGAGCCTGAGCCAGCGCCTGCTTGACGACGGCCGGCCGATTCACCTACTCGTCAACAACGCCGGCGTGATGACACCGCCCGCCAGGCAGATGACGGCCGACGGGTTCGAGCTGCAGTTCGGCACCAATCACTTGGGACACTTCGCCCTCGTCGCGCACCTACTGCCGCTTCTGCGCGCCGGGAAAGCCCGTGTGACCTCGCAGATCAGCATTGCGGCGAACCGCGGATCAATCAATTGGGACGACCTCAACTGGGAGAAGTCCTACAACGGCTTCGGTGCGTACAGCCAGTCCAAGATCGCGTTCGGATTGTTCGGCCTCGAGCTTGATCGGCGCAGCCGCGAGCTCGGCTGGGGGATCTCCAGCAATCTCGCCCACCCCGGCGTCGCCCCCACGAGCCTGCTCGCCGTGCGCCCCGAGATCGGCCGCAACGGCGATACTCTCGGTGTCAGGCTCATCCGGCGAGCCTCAGCAGTGGGCCTCATCGTCGGAACTGTCGAAACCGCGAAGCTCCCCGCTCTGATGGCCGCCACCACACCGAATGCCGGCGGAAAGCTGTACGGGCCCAAGGGGTTCATGCATCTTGGTGGTGCACCCGCCGAACAGAAGCCCTACAGCCGAATCCGCAGCCAAGACGAAGCCCGCCGCGTCTGGACGGCTTCCGAAGATCTGACCGGCACCCATTTCGGCGGGTAG
- a CDS encoding dienelactone hydrolase family protein, whose product MPAITYPAPAGPVPGYLAAPDGAGPWPAVVVIQDVRGLTADIRRSADKFAEAGYLALAPDLYGGHKPKIRCVAKTIRSHFTGEGPAYDDIEAARSHLLADPRCNGKVGIAGFCMGGGFALVVAARGTYSAAASMYGLAPKDIDSLERSCPVVASYGAKDRIVKKGAAQQLQTVLARAGIAHDVKEYPLVGHAFMNDFGLPRVLKPVETLARMEFSELEAEDSWQRVFAFFEEHLT is encoded by the coding sequence ATGCCGGCGATCACCTACCCGGCCCCAGCGGGGCCCGTTCCCGGATATCTCGCGGCTCCCGACGGCGCCGGGCCTTGGCCCGCGGTGGTCGTCATCCAGGACGTCCGCGGACTCACCGCCGACATCCGCCGCAGCGCTGACAAATTCGCCGAAGCCGGTTATCTGGCGTTGGCTCCCGACCTCTACGGCGGCCACAAGCCCAAGATCCGATGCGTCGCCAAGACCATCCGCTCACACTTCACCGGCGAAGGCCCGGCTTACGACGACATCGAGGCTGCCCGTTCCCACCTACTGGCCGACCCACGCTGCAACGGCAAGGTCGGGATCGCCGGCTTCTGCATGGGCGGGGGCTTCGCCCTCGTCGTCGCCGCGCGCGGCACATACTCAGCGGCCGCATCCATGTACGGGCTGGCCCCCAAGGACATCGACAGCCTGGAGCGATCCTGCCCGGTCGTCGCGAGCTACGGAGCCAAAGACCGCATCGTGAAAAAGGGTGCGGCCCAACAACTTCAAACCGTCCTGGCGCGCGCGGGCATCGCCCATGACGTCAAGGAGTATCCCCTTGTCGGCCACGCCTTCATGAACGACTTCGGCCTACCCCGCGTTCTCAAACCCGTGGAAACCCTTGCCCGAATGGAGTTCTCGGAGTTGGAGGCCGAAGACTCCTGGCAGCGGGTCTTCGCGTTCTTCGAAGAGCATCTCACCTGA
- a CDS encoding APC family permease yields the protein MPSISNVERLEELRDAQQNADTGLAAASMSGVELVAQSTAGIAPSAVMVSGATLVAASASAGTLYSYAVSLCVLLLVGWCVSRAARLRPGEDLLSHITAAFGRAVGFVGSTGLALGYLLISVGCVAQFSQYTKPLLGVAPPVSAGAPATSISVTVVLEILCVVCAAWMMIRGVRISAWTGVVLEVLSIGAILLVCTMVLLHHGFTLAPLMPTGITVQQVVSGMVLATLGFVGFESAACLSVEAKDPQRTIPRAVTGSALLAGALYLYASYAQIVGFGGADNLAADATPLNTLADGLGFHWLALGIDLGAVASNFACVTGSLTAASRVLRSMGESQLVHSKMAATHPVRKTPHVAIILLSVAALVAALGLGLSGINELDVYSYTGTLGTFGYMVAYMLMGLGIPILVRRLAPQAGIGAAVIIGMTVTGCLGYVFYRNVYPLPAWPAALMPWIFLAVLLAAAAWYVAGPARIARRQTRESSVDAEPAPEPAELA from the coding sequence ATGCCGTCTATATCCAATGTCGAGCGGCTCGAGGAACTCAGAGATGCTCAGCAGAATGCGGATACCGGGCTTGCGGCCGCCAGTATGAGCGGTGTCGAGCTCGTCGCGCAATCGACGGCCGGTATCGCGCCAAGTGCCGTGATGGTTTCCGGCGCAACGCTTGTGGCGGCCAGCGCCAGCGCAGGCACCTTGTATTCCTACGCCGTCTCCTTGTGCGTGCTGCTCTTGGTGGGCTGGTGCGTGTCCCGGGCCGCGCGGCTGCGGCCGGGGGAGGACCTGCTCTCACATATCACCGCCGCGTTCGGTAGAGCTGTCGGGTTCGTCGGTTCGACCGGTCTCGCTCTCGGGTATCTGCTCATCTCCGTCGGCTGCGTCGCCCAATTCTCGCAGTACACCAAACCCCTTCTCGGAGTGGCTCCACCGGTGAGCGCCGGCGCGCCCGCTACCTCGATTTCGGTGACGGTGGTTTTGGAAATCCTGTGTGTGGTCTGCGCGGCCTGGATGATGATCCGCGGCGTCCGGATCTCCGCATGGACCGGCGTGGTGCTCGAGGTGCTCTCAATCGGAGCAATTCTGTTGGTGTGCACCATGGTTCTACTTCATCATGGCTTCACCCTTGCGCCGCTCATGCCCACCGGCATCACGGTGCAACAGGTGGTCAGCGGCATGGTGTTGGCGACCCTGGGCTTCGTCGGCTTCGAGTCGGCTGCGTGTTTGTCCGTCGAGGCCAAGGACCCACAGCGGACGATCCCGCGGGCCGTCACGGGCAGTGCGCTCCTGGCGGGCGCGCTCTACCTGTACGCGTCTTACGCTCAGATTGTCGGATTCGGTGGTGCCGACAACCTGGCCGCCGATGCAACGCCGTTGAACACGTTGGCCGATGGCCTTGGCTTTCACTGGCTTGCGTTGGGCATCGATCTGGGCGCGGTGGCCTCGAACTTCGCCTGCGTGACCGGCTCACTGACAGCGGCAAGTCGGGTACTGCGATCGATGGGGGAGTCGCAGCTTGTGCACAGCAAGATGGCGGCGACACATCCCGTCCGCAAGACCCCGCATGTGGCGATCATCTTGCTCAGTGTGGCTGCCCTGGTTGCGGCGCTTGGCTTGGGGCTCAGCGGAATCAACGAACTGGATGTGTATTCCTACACCGGAACCCTGGGGACCTTCGGCTACATGGTTGCCTACATGCTGATGGGACTGGGTATCCCGATTCTGGTGCGGCGCTTGGCGCCACAGGCCGGCATCGGTGCCGCCGTCATCATCGGAATGACTGTCACCGGTTGCCTCGGGTACGTCTTCTACCGCAACGTGTATCCACTCCCGGCCTGGCCGGCAGCCTTGATGCCGTGGATCTTCCTCGCGGTGCTGCTCGCCGCGGCCGCGTGGTACGTCGCTGGTCCGGCCCGCATTGCCCGCAGGCAGACCCGGGAATCGTCGGTGGATGCGGAGCCGGCGCCCGAGCCGGCTGAACTCGCGTGA
- a CDS encoding Lrp/AsnC family transcriptional regulator — translation MAISDAPPDAAALPARSNQSRGGAAFQLDELSKEIIEQLQQDGRQSYAAIGKAVELSEAAVRQRVQRMIDCGVMQIVAVTDPVQMGFGRQALIGVRCTGDTTKVADKLAAIESVDYVVLTAGTFDIIIEVVCEDDGHLLDLLNSKIRAVPGVLSTETLVYLKLVKQQYNWGTR, via the coding sequence ATGGCCATCTCCGATGCACCGCCTGATGCCGCTGCGCTGCCTGCACGAAGTAACCAATCTCGGGGCGGTGCCGCATTCCAGCTCGACGAGCTCTCGAAAGAGATCATCGAGCAGCTGCAGCAGGATGGCAGGCAGTCCTACGCCGCCATCGGTAAAGCGGTCGAACTATCGGAAGCGGCCGTGCGCCAACGGGTCCAGCGCATGATCGACTGCGGCGTCATGCAGATCGTCGCCGTGACCGACCCCGTTCAAATGGGCTTCGGACGCCAGGCCTTGATCGGCGTTCGCTGCACCGGTGATACCACCAAGGTCGCCGACAAACTCGCCGCCATCGAGTCTGTCGATTACGTAGTGCTGACCGCCGGCACCTTCGACATCATCATCGAAGTCGTCTGCGAAGACGACGGCCACCTGCTCGACCTGCTCAACAGCAAGATCCGAGCCGTGCCCGGGGTGTTGTCCACCGAAACGCTCGTCTATCTCAAACTCGTCAAACAGCAATACAACTGGGGCACGCGATGA
- a CDS encoding aspartate aminotransferase family protein — protein sequence MTTINAAQSLSTDLAAKAKRHLWGHFARHGADITPPIITRGEGVTIFDDRGKSYIDGLSGLFVVQVGHGREELAAAAARQAEQLSFFPLWSYATPTAIELAERIANYAPGDLNRVFFTTGGGEAVESAWKLAKQFFKLTGKPGKHKVISRSIAYHGTPQGALAITGIPAFKAPFEPLTPGGFRAPNTNFYRAPDAYAHDPEAFGRYCADRIAEAIEFEGPDTVAAVFLEPVQNAGGCFPPPPGYFQRVREICDRYDVLLVSDEVICAYGRIGSMFACDDFGYVPDIITSAKGLTSGYSPIGAMIASDRLFEPFNDGKTMFAHGYTFGGHPVSSAVALANLDIFEREGINDHVKATAPAFRATLEQLYDLPIVGDVRGEGFFYGIELVKDKATRETFNGEESERLLRGFLTPALWEAGLYCRADDRGDPVIQLAPPLISGQKEFDAIYDILRTVLDEAGRRL from the coding sequence ATGACCACAATCAATGCAGCACAATCACTTTCAACCGACTTGGCAGCCAAGGCCAAGCGGCACCTGTGGGGCCATTTCGCCCGCCATGGGGCCGACATCACCCCGCCGATCATCACCCGCGGCGAGGGCGTCACCATCTTCGACGACCGCGGCAAGAGCTACATCGACGGGCTTTCGGGCCTGTTCGTCGTACAGGTCGGGCACGGCCGCGAAGAACTCGCGGCCGCCGCCGCCCGGCAGGCCGAGCAACTGTCCTTCTTCCCGTTGTGGTCCTACGCAACGCCGACCGCGATCGAACTGGCCGAGCGCATCGCCAACTATGCCCCAGGCGACCTGAACCGAGTCTTCTTCACCACCGGCGGCGGCGAAGCGGTCGAGAGTGCATGGAAGCTGGCCAAGCAGTTTTTCAAGCTGACCGGAAAACCCGGCAAGCACAAGGTGATTTCGCGTTCCATCGCGTACCACGGCACGCCGCAGGGTGCGCTGGCGATCACCGGCATCCCGGCTTTCAAGGCGCCGTTCGAACCGCTCACCCCCGGCGGCTTTCGCGCGCCGAACACAAACTTCTACCGGGCGCCCGATGCCTACGCACACGACCCGGAGGCCTTCGGCCGGTACTGCGCCGACCGCATCGCCGAGGCCATCGAATTCGAGGGCCCCGACACCGTCGCCGCAGTGTTCCTGGAGCCGGTGCAGAACGCGGGCGGCTGCTTCCCGCCGCCACCGGGATACTTCCAACGCGTCCGGGAGATCTGCGACCGGTACGACGTCCTCCTGGTGTCCGACGAGGTGATCTGCGCCTACGGCCGCATCGGCTCGATGTTCGCCTGCGACGATTTCGGCTACGTCCCCGACATCATCACCAGCGCAAAGGGTTTGACGTCCGGCTACTCCCCGATCGGCGCGATGATCGCCAGTGACCGCCTGTTCGAACCCTTCAACGACGGCAAGACGATGTTCGCCCACGGCTACACCTTCGGCGGACACCCGGTGTCGTCGGCGGTGGCGCTGGCCAACCTCGACATCTTCGAGCGCGAGGGCATCAACGACCATGTCAAAGCGACCGCCCCGGCTTTCCGGGCAACACTCGAGCAGCTGTACGACCTGCCGATCGTCGGCGACGTCCGTGGCGAGGGATTCTTCTACGGCATCGAGCTCGTGAAAGACAAGGCCACCAGGGAGACCTTCAACGGCGAAGAGTCCGAGCGCCTGCTGCGCGGCTTCCTGACCCCAGCGCTGTGGGAGGCAGGTCTGTACTGCCGCGCCGACGATCGCGGCGACCCAGTGATCCAGCTGGCTCCGCCGCTGATCAGTGGGCAGAAGGAGTTCGACGCGATCTACGACATCCTGCGCACCGTCCTCGACGAAGCGGGGCGACGCCTCTAG
- a CDS encoding WhiB family transcriptional regulator, with product MTAILQKSAIPSPMPPCTFDPDRWVNAGNDAEVKALCRSCPRRQRCAIEAVNTPGISGVVAGVHVPDGGRPRAFALRHLRAVAALTGMPETP from the coding sequence ATGACCGCAATACTGCAGAAGTCAGCTATTCCGTCACCGATGCCGCCGTGCACGTTTGATCCGGACCGGTGGGTCAATGCCGGGAACGACGCCGAGGTCAAGGCGTTGTGCCGCTCATGCCCGCGCCGCCAGCGTTGCGCCATCGAGGCCGTCAACACCCCGGGCATCTCTGGCGTCGTTGCCGGCGTGCATGTACCCGATGGGGGCCGCCCCCGCGCTTTCGCCCTGCGTCACCTGCGAGCGGTGGCGGCCCTCACCGGGATGCCTGAAACACCCTGA
- a CDS encoding TetR/AcrR family transcriptional regulator — translation METVFTRRREPAKPTSREMIIEAALTVFADRGTQAATLKNVADAAGVSVGRVQHHFKAKEDLIAAVDDHAIDALAAKIQNPDAPPEESLVAMGHRFTEVISEKPHVLEYICMQMLEPEGVGETIFDGMFAISEAQRVHFEKMGLTREDLDPEWGALLPLIVRAGTILFRKHIERHIPGAFLEPENLRRWDEAVTALIRHGQLRAVE, via the coding sequence ATGGAGACCGTGTTCACACGTCGACGCGAACCGGCCAAACCCACCAGCCGCGAGATGATCATCGAGGCTGCGCTGACCGTATTTGCGGACCGCGGGACACAGGCGGCGACGCTGAAAAACGTCGCCGACGCGGCGGGCGTCAGCGTCGGGCGTGTTCAACACCATTTCAAGGCCAAAGAGGATCTGATCGCCGCAGTCGACGATCATGCGATCGACGCGCTGGCCGCCAAAATTCAGAACCCCGACGCTCCACCAGAGGAATCGCTGGTCGCCATGGGGCATCGCTTTACCGAGGTCATCTCGGAGAAGCCACACGTGCTCGAGTACATCTGCATGCAGATGCTCGAACCCGAAGGCGTGGGCGAAACCATCTTCGACGGCATGTTCGCCATCAGTGAGGCGCAGCGGGTCCACTTCGAAAAGATGGGGCTGACCCGTGAAGACCTTGACCCTGAGTGGGGTGCGCTGCTTCCGCTGATTGTGCGCGCGGGAACCATCCTGTTTCGAAAGCACATCGAGCGACACATCCCGGGTGCTTTCCTCGAACCTGAGAACTTGCGCCGCTGGGACGAAGCTGTCACCGCACTTATCCGGCACGGCCAACTCCGCGCCGTGGAGTAG
- a CDS encoding gamma-aminobutyraldehyde dehydrogenase encodes MSAGGGEVVAGSFINGKIVTTDGNPFDIINPATGAVVASYALATPADVDTAVAAARAAQPSWARATPAERATVLARLAQLAAENADELVDQEVRQTGKPVRLAANFDVPGSVDNIDFFAGAARHLEGKASAEYSADHTSSIRREAVGVVATITPWNYPLQMAVWKALPALAAGCAVVIKPAEITPLTTLTLARLAGEAGLPEGVFNVVTGLGADVGATLAGHRDVDMVTFTGSTAVGRRVMAAAAVHGHRTQLELGGKAPFVVFDDADLDAAIHGAVAASLINTGQDCTAATRAIVAQPLYDDFVAGVAELFGKVVTGDPHDPNTDLGPVISTPHRAKVAGMVERAQQQGGRIVTGGTMPEGPGTFYPPTLIADVAEDSEIYRDEIFGPVLTVRPFIDDDDALRQANDTEYGLAASAWTRDVYRAQRASREIQAGCVWINDHIPIISEMPHGGFGASGFGKDMSAYSFEEYLTIKHVMSDITSVAEKEWHRIIFANRK; translated from the coding sequence GTGAGTGCAGGTGGAGGCGAGGTCGTCGCGGGTAGCTTCATCAACGGAAAGATCGTGACGACGGACGGCAATCCGTTCGACATCATCAATCCGGCGACAGGTGCTGTCGTGGCCTCATATGCGCTGGCGACACCCGCCGATGTGGACACCGCAGTAGCTGCGGCCCGCGCTGCACAGCCGAGCTGGGCCCGGGCAACTCCGGCCGAGCGGGCCACGGTTCTGGCGCGGCTGGCCCAACTGGCCGCCGAGAACGCCGACGAGCTCGTGGATCAGGAGGTGCGGCAGACCGGTAAACCGGTCCGGCTGGCGGCGAACTTCGACGTGCCCGGCAGCGTCGACAACATCGACTTTTTCGCCGGTGCCGCCCGACACCTCGAGGGCAAGGCCAGTGCCGAATACTCGGCCGATCACACGTCGAGCATCCGGCGCGAGGCGGTCGGGGTGGTCGCGACCATCACGCCGTGGAACTACCCGCTGCAGATGGCGGTCTGGAAGGCGTTGCCCGCGTTGGCGGCTGGTTGTGCCGTGGTGATCAAGCCTGCCGAGATCACGCCGCTGACCACGCTCACGCTGGCGCGCCTGGCCGGCGAAGCGGGGCTGCCCGAAGGCGTGTTCAACGTCGTGACCGGGCTGGGCGCGGACGTCGGCGCAACCCTTGCCGGGCATCGCGATGTCGACATGGTGACGTTCACCGGCTCGACAGCAGTCGGGCGACGAGTGATGGCAGCTGCGGCCGTCCATGGCCACCGCACCCAGCTCGAACTCGGCGGCAAGGCTCCGTTCGTGGTCTTCGATGACGCCGACTTGGATGCCGCGATCCATGGTGCGGTGGCGGCATCGCTGATCAACACGGGCCAGGATTGCACCGCTGCGACCCGCGCCATCGTGGCGCAACCGCTGTACGACGACTTTGTGGCCGGAGTTGCCGAACTGTTCGGCAAGGTCGTCACCGGCGACCCGCACGACCCGAATACCGATCTGGGACCGGTGATCTCGACGCCACACCGGGCCAAAGTCGCCGGCATGGTGGAGCGGGCCCAGCAGCAGGGCGGCCGGATCGTGACGGGCGGAACCATGCCCGAGGGTCCCGGTACGTTCTACCCGCCGACCCTGATCGCCGATGTTGCGGAAGACTCCGAGATCTACCGCGACGAGATTTTCGGTCCCGTGCTGACCGTGCGACCCTTCATCGACGATGACGACGCGCTGCGGCAGGCCAACGACACCGAGTACGGGTTGGCGGCCTCGGCGTGGACTCGTGACGTGTACCGAGCCCAGCGGGCATCGCGCGAAATCCAGGCGGGCTGCGTGTGGATCAACGACCACATCCCGATCATCTCCGAAATGCCGCACGGCGGTTTCGGTGCTTCCGGGTTCGGCAAGGACATGAGTGCCTATTCGTTCGAGGAATACCTGACCATCAAGCACGTGATGAGCGACATCACCTCGGTCGCCGAAAAAGAATGGCACCGAATCATCTTCGCCAATAGGAAGTAG
- a CDS encoding helix-turn-helix transcriptional regulator: MIDRAGLAEFLRRRRSALQPEDVGLPRGQRRRTQGLRREEVAALCHMSTDYYTRLERERGPHPSPQMIAAIAQGLHLSLDERDHLFRLAGHHAPPRGATGDHITPGLLRVLDRLSDTAAEIVTELGESLRQTPLAVALTGDATKFTGPERSIIYRWFTDPASREIHPVDDHAFLSAMYASGLRASLALRGPDFRAAWYADMLLARSEEFRGLWEDHAVGIRPEEAKRFLHPQVGLLELTCQYLVDPQQSHLLLVYTAQPGSESYEKLQLLAVVGNIAIDNQFG, encoded by the coding sequence GTGATCGACCGGGCCGGACTCGCCGAATTTCTCAGGCGCCGCCGTAGCGCACTCCAGCCGGAAGACGTCGGACTACCGCGAGGGCAACGTCGGCGCACTCAAGGTCTGCGGCGCGAGGAGGTCGCGGCGCTTTGTCACATGTCCACCGATTACTACACGCGCCTCGAGCGCGAACGAGGTCCACATCCGTCGCCACAGATGATCGCGGCGATAGCCCAAGGCCTACATCTGAGCCTTGACGAGCGCGACCACCTCTTCCGACTGGCAGGCCACCACGCCCCGCCCCGCGGTGCTACCGGCGACCACATCACCCCGGGGCTGCTGCGAGTGCTGGATCGATTGTCAGACACTGCGGCCGAGATCGTGACCGAACTCGGCGAATCCCTGCGACAGACACCGCTGGCAGTCGCGCTGACCGGGGACGCGACGAAGTTCACCGGCCCCGAACGCAGCATCATCTACCGATGGTTCACCGACCCCGCGAGCCGAGAGATCCATCCCGTAGACGACCACGCATTCCTGTCGGCGATGTACGCATCCGGGTTGCGGGCGAGTCTGGCCCTGCGCGGCCCCGATTTCCGTGCAGCGTGGTATGCCGACATGCTCCTCGCGCGCAGCGAAGAGTTCCGCGGATTGTGGGAAGACCATGCCGTCGGGATTCGGCCCGAGGAGGCAAAACGCTTCCTTCACCCGCAGGTTGGGCTGCTCGAACTCACCTGCCAATACCTCGTCGACCCCCAACAGTCCCACCTGCTCCTCGTGTACACCGCCCAGCCGGGCTCGGAGAGTTACGAGAAGCTGCAACTGCTCGCCGTCGTCGGAAACATCGCCATCGACAACCAATTCGGCTGA